TATCGCCGCCAGTTCTTCCAGAACTTTGTAGTTATCCGGTCCGCCCATGCCCCGGCCACCCGAAACAATGATATTGGCTTCCGTCAAGTCAACCTTGCCGGCCGCATCCTTCTGCACTTCCAGGACCTTGGTCTTCAGTTGCGCCGGATCAAGAGCGGCATCAAAGGATATGGCCTCCCCCGCCCCGGCTTTTTCCACCGCCGGAAATACATTCGGCCGCAGCGATGCCATCTGGGGATTGGTCGTCGTCACTACCTCGGCGAAACACTTGCCGGCGTACATGGGCCTGACTGCGACCATGCGGCCATCGGCAATCTTGATCTCCGTGCAGTCGGTCGCCAGTCCCGTGGCTAATTTCCCGGCCAGGCGCGAGGACAGATCCTTCCCCTGGGAAGTAGCGCCCAGAAGCAGGATGGCCGGATCTTTCTCCCGCACAATTTTGGCTACGGCCGCCGCATAGGCATCCGTCGTATAGGGCTCAAACAGCGCATTATCGGCCACATAAATCTTGTCCACGCCGTACTTGGCCAGTTCGCCCGCCACCTTTGCTACTCCGCTGCCCAGGAGAACCGCGCCGACCTCTTCTCCCGACTGGTCGGCCAGCTTCCGCGCTGCGCTCGCCAGCTCAAAACTTATTTTACGTAAAACGCCGTCTCTCTGCTCGGCGACTATCCACACACCTTTTGCCATGATTGTATCCTCCTATGTCTTAAATAACCTTCGCCTCTTCCCTCAGCAACTTCGCCAGTGCAGCCGCCTTGGCTGCCGGATCGTCGCCGCTGATGATCTTCCCGGCTGCCCGGGCCGGAGGCGGTACCAAACGGAGCACCCGCGACTTCTTCTCTACCGCTACACCGAGCGCGGCCGCATCCTTGACATCCACGGGCTTCTTTTTGGCCTTCATGATGCCGGGCAGCGAGGCGTAGCGAGGC
The sequence above is drawn from the Deltaproteobacteria bacterium genome and encodes:
- a CDS encoding electron transfer flavoprotein subunit alpha/FixB family protein — protein: MAKGVWIVAEQRDGVLRKISFELASAARKLADQSGEEVGAVLLGSGVAKVAGELAKYGVDKIYVADNALFEPYTTDAYAAAVAKIVREKDPAILLLGATSQGKDLSSRLAGKLATGLATDCTEIKIADGRMVAVRPMYAGKCFAEVVTTTNPQMASLRPNVFPAVEKAGAGEAISFDAALDPAQLKTKVLEVQKDAAGKVDLTEANIIVSGGRGMGGPDNYKVLEELAAILNATVGASRAAVDSGWRPLSDQVGQTGKVVSPNLYIACGISGAIQHLAGMSSSKYIVAINKDSEAPIFTKADFGIVDDLFKVVPELVKECRTLVG